A portion of the Streptomyces sp. NBC_00376 genome contains these proteins:
- a CDS encoding formimidoylglutamate deiminase, giving the protein MQLTTEPAGRPATVTYWLSHAWLGTHVEPGVALDVSGGLIAGVRTGVATPPPGATVLRGLTVPGLANTHSHAFHRALRSTVQVGSGTFWTWRETMYQVASRLTPDSYFELARAVYAEMALAGITAVGEFHYLHHAPGGTPYDNPNAMGEALIAAAGEAGIRITLLDTAYLSAGFGRRPTQYQQPDRHQLRFSDTTADAWAERAGLLKGSDHALIGAAIHSVRAVPAAQLATVAAWAEERQAPLHVHLSEQTAENDACLAAHGRTPTRLLADHGVLGPRTTSIHNTHLTAEDIALLGSSATGTCMCPTTERDLADGIGPAVALQRAGSPLSLGSDSHAVIDLFEEARAMELDERLRTRARGHWTAAALLRAATVDGHAALGRPEAGVIEPGAPADLATVALDSVRTVGPVPRLAAEAVVFAASAADVRHTVVAGRHLVRDGQHALVEDVPAALASAMAALHG; this is encoded by the coding sequence GTGCAGCTGACAACGGAGCCGGCGGGCAGGCCCGCCACCGTGACGTACTGGTTGTCCCACGCCTGGCTCGGCACCCATGTCGAGCCGGGCGTCGCCCTGGACGTCTCCGGAGGACTGATCGCGGGCGTCCGCACCGGCGTCGCCACCCCGCCGCCGGGCGCCACCGTGCTGCGCGGGCTCACCGTCCCCGGGCTCGCCAACACCCACTCGCACGCCTTCCACCGCGCCCTGCGCTCCACCGTCCAGGTGGGCTCCGGCACCTTCTGGACCTGGCGCGAGACCATGTACCAGGTCGCCTCCCGGCTCACCCCCGACTCGTACTTCGAACTGGCCCGTGCCGTGTACGCCGAAATGGCGCTGGCGGGCATCACCGCGGTCGGCGAATTCCACTATCTGCACCACGCGCCGGGCGGCACCCCGTACGACAACCCGAACGCGATGGGCGAGGCCCTGATCGCGGCCGCGGGCGAGGCCGGGATCCGGATCACCCTGCTGGACACCGCCTATCTCTCCGCCGGATTCGGCAGGCGCCCCACCCAGTACCAGCAGCCCGACCGGCACCAGCTGCGCTTCTCCGACACCACCGCGGACGCCTGGGCCGAACGCGCCGGTCTCCTCAAGGGCTCCGACCACGCCCTGATCGGCGCCGCCATCCACTCCGTGCGCGCCGTGCCCGCCGCGCAGCTCGCCACCGTGGCCGCCTGGGCCGAGGAGCGGCAGGCCCCGCTCCATGTCCACCTCTCCGAGCAGACCGCGGAGAACGACGCCTGCCTCGCCGCCCACGGCCGCACCCCCACCCGGCTCCTCGCCGACCACGGCGTCCTCGGCCCGCGCACCACCAGCATCCACAACACCCACCTCACCGCCGAGGACATCGCGCTCCTGGGCTCCTCGGCGACCGGCACCTGCATGTGCCCCACCACCGAACGCGACCTCGCCGACGGAATCGGCCCCGCCGTCGCCCTCCAGCGGGCCGGCTCGCCGCTCTCCCTCGGCAGCGACAGCCATGCCGTGATCGACCTCTTCGAGGAGGCCCGCGCGATGGAGCTCGACGAGCGCCTGCGTACCCGGGCGCGCGGCCACTGGACGGCGGCCGCCCTGCTGCGTGCCGCCACCGTCGACGGACACGCGGCGCTCGGCCGGCCCGAGGCGGGCGTCATCGAACCCGGCGCCCCCGCGGACCTGGCGACCGTCGCCCTGGACTCCGTCAGAACAGTGGGGCCGGTGCCCCGACTGGCTGCCGAAGCAGTCGTATTCGCCGCCTCCGCCGCCGATGTGCGGCACACGGTCGTGGCAGGCCGACACCTTGTCCGCGACGGGCAGCACGCACTTGTCGAGGACGTACCCGCAGCACTCGCCTCGGCCATGGCAGCCCTGCACGGCTGA
- the hutI gene encoding imidazolonepropionase, protein MTTTAITNIASLVTNDPSLCADSPLGTIRDAAVVIEGDRIVWTGESSKAPATDNAVDAGGRAMIPGFVDSHSHLVFAGDRTEEFNARMSGHAYSAGGIRTTVAATRAATDEELSANVARYLAEALRQGTTTFETKSGYGLTVEDEARALRIAARHTEEVTYLGAHVVSPDYADDPAGYVDLVTGPMLDACAPYARWIDVFCEKGAFDGDQARTILTAGMAKGLLPRVHANQLGHGPGVQLAVELDAASADHCTHLTDADVDALAQGNTVATLLPGAEFSTRATWPDARRILDAGATVALSTDCNPGSSFTSSMPFCIALAVRDMGMTPDEAIWSATAGGAAALRRTDIGRIAPGARADLALLDAPSHVHLAYRPGVPLVHTVWRRGERVVREPQS, encoded by the coding sequence ATGACGACGACCGCCATCACCAACATCGCCAGTCTGGTCACCAACGACCCCTCCCTGTGCGCGGATTCTCCCCTGGGCACGATCCGGGACGCGGCCGTCGTCATCGAGGGCGACCGGATCGTCTGGACCGGTGAATCAAGCAAAGCACCCGCCACCGACAACGCCGTCGACGCGGGCGGCCGGGCGATGATCCCCGGCTTCGTCGACTCCCACTCCCACCTCGTGTTCGCGGGCGACCGCACCGAGGAGTTCAACGCCCGGATGTCCGGCCACGCCTACAGCGCGGGCGGCATCAGGACCACGGTCGCCGCCACCCGCGCGGCCACCGACGAAGAGCTCTCCGCCAACGTCGCCCGCTACCTCGCCGAGGCGCTGCGCCAGGGCACCACCACCTTCGAGACCAAGTCTGGCTACGGCCTCACCGTCGAGGACGAGGCCCGTGCCCTGCGCATCGCCGCCCGGCACACCGAGGAGGTCACCTACCTCGGCGCCCACGTCGTCTCCCCGGACTACGCCGACGACCCGGCCGGCTACGTCGACCTGGTCACCGGGCCGATGCTCGACGCCTGTGCCCCGTACGCCCGTTGGATCGACGTCTTCTGCGAGAAGGGCGCCTTCGACGGCGACCAGGCCCGCACGATCCTGACCGCGGGCATGGCGAAGGGCCTGCTCCCCCGCGTCCACGCCAACCAGCTCGGCCACGGCCCCGGCGTTCAGCTGGCCGTCGAACTCGACGCCGCGTCCGCCGACCACTGCACCCACCTCACCGACGCCGACGTCGACGCCCTGGCCCAGGGCAACACCGTCGCCACCCTGCTCCCCGGCGCCGAGTTCTCCACCCGCGCCACCTGGCCGGACGCCCGCCGCATTCTCGACGCGGGCGCCACCGTCGCCCTCTCCACGGACTGCAACCCGGGCTCGTCGTTCACGTCCTCCATGCCCTTCTGCATCGCCCTCGCCGTACGCGACATGGGCATGACGCCGGACGAGGCCATCTGGTCCGCCACCGCGGGCGGCGCCGCGGCCCTGCGCCGTACGGACATCGGCCGCATCGCCCCCGGCGCCCGCGCCGACCTGGCCCTCCTCGACGCCCCCAGCCACGTCCACCTCGCCTACCGGCCGGGCGTCCCGCTGGTCCACACGGTCTGGCGGCGGGGCGAACGCGTCGTCAGGGAGCCGCAGTCGTAG
- a CDS encoding RNA polymerase sigma factor SigF, translating to MSPRLDGPRPHNATSACPQGLTHSDSPAASAEDGTRSSTGTDTGTSTTTSTTTGTISISDTDRTDGSGHGASDGLEGLPEIPPYDEVGPLDARALSKTLFDRLESLEEGTHEYSYVRNTLVELNLALVRFAASRFRSRSEPMEDIVQVGTIGLIKAIDRFELSRGVEFPTFAMPTIVGEIKRFFRDTSWSVRVPRRLQELRLDLAKAGDELAQRLDRSPTVGELADRLGITRDEVVEGMAASNAYTASSLDAKPEEDEHEGALADRIGYEDHGLEGIEYVESLKPLIASLPRRDRTILSLRFVANMTQSEIGEELGISQMHVSRLLSRTLVKLRKGLTLEE from the coding sequence ATGTCACCCCGGCTCGACGGACCGCGTCCCCACAACGCGACGTCAGCATGTCCTCAGGGACTGACCCACTCAGACTCCCCTGCCGCGAGCGCCGAGGACGGCACCCGCAGCAGCACCGGTACCGACACCGGTACCAGCACCACCACGAGCACCACCACAGGCACCATCAGCATCAGCGACACCGACCGCACCGACGGCTCCGGCCACGGCGCGAGTGACGGTCTCGAAGGACTTCCCGAGATCCCGCCCTACGACGAAGTGGGGCCGCTGGACGCCAGGGCACTGTCGAAGACGCTCTTCGATCGGCTCGAATCCCTCGAAGAGGGCACCCACGAGTACTCGTACGTCCGCAACACGCTCGTCGAACTGAACCTGGCCCTGGTCAGGTTCGCCGCCTCCCGGTTCCGCTCCCGCAGCGAGCCGATGGAGGACATCGTCCAGGTCGGCACCATCGGCCTGATCAAGGCGATCGACCGCTTCGAGCTCAGCCGGGGCGTGGAGTTCCCGACGTTCGCGATGCCGACCATCGTCGGCGAGATAAAGCGCTTCTTCCGCGACACCAGCTGGTCCGTGCGCGTCCCGCGCCGGCTCCAGGAACTGCGGCTCGACCTGGCCAAGGCGGGCGACGAGCTCGCCCAGCGACTGGACCGATCGCCCACCGTGGGCGAGCTCGCCGACCGCCTCGGCATCACCCGCGACGAGGTCGTCGAGGGCATGGCCGCGAGCAACGCGTACACCGCGAGCTCGCTGGACGCCAAGCCCGAGGAGGACGAGCACGAAGGCGCGCTGGCGGACCGCATCGGCTACGAGGACCACGGACTCGAAGGCATCGAGTACGTCGAGTCCCTGAAGCCGCTGATCGCCTCGCTGCCACGCCGCGACCGCACGATCCTCTCGCTACGGTTCGTCGCCAACATGACGCAGTCGGAGATCGGCGAGGAGCTGGGCATCTCCCAGATGCATGTGTCGAGGCTGCTCTCCCGCACCCTGGTCAAGCTGCGCAAGGGGCTGACCCTGGAGGAGTGA
- a CDS encoding STAS domain-containing protein, translating to MDRGTVGSANRGRLHVEVRTEGRSEVVTPVGELDHHTADLLREPLEHAVEQGRVRLVVDCSGLEFCDSTGLNVLLGARLKAEAAGGGVHLAGMLPVVARVFEITGAEAVFTVHDSLEAALDT from the coding sequence ATGGACCGCGGGACGGTCGGCAGCGCGAACCGGGGTCGACTTCATGTCGAGGTCCGGACCGAAGGGCGCAGCGAGGTAGTGACGCCGGTGGGTGAGTTGGATCACCACACGGCGGATCTGCTGCGGGAGCCCCTGGAGCACGCGGTCGAGCAGGGGCGGGTGCGCCTGGTGGTCGACTGCTCGGGACTCGAATTCTGTGATTCCACCGGGCTCAATGTGCTGCTCGGTGCCCGCCTGAAGGCGGAGGCGGCCGGGGGAGGGGTCCATTTGGCCGGAATGCTGCCGGTGGTGGCGAGGGTCTTCGAGATCACCGGGGCCGAGGCGGTCTTCACCGTCCACGACTCCCTCGAAGCGGCCCTGGACACGTGA
- a CDS encoding ATP-binding protein translates to MSTTRQHPPGDLGPEPEDVGVQPHPDEGAGAASSEPAERQWLTLSLRGVSGIVPTARDFARQALYEWGWLPASSADGRAAAEDVLLVVSELVTNACLHADGPEEMRIARTTKVLRVEVVDSGAGQPAPRTPHRAGRPGGHGMFIVQRLCLDWGVLRVPGRSGKTVWAELAAPA, encoded by the coding sequence ATGAGCACCACCCGGCAGCATCCGCCGGGCGACCTCGGCCCCGAGCCGGAGGACGTCGGCGTTCAGCCGCACCCGGACGAGGGCGCCGGTGCGGCCTCCTCCGAGCCGGCCGAGCGGCAGTGGCTCACCCTGTCGCTGCGCGGGGTCAGCGGCATCGTGCCGACCGCCCGCGACTTCGCCCGCCAGGCGCTCTACGAATGGGGCTGGCTCCCCGCGTCGAGCGCCGACGGCCGGGCCGCCGCCGAGGATGTCCTGCTGGTCGTCTCCGAGCTGGTCACCAACGCCTGTCTGCATGCCGACGGGCCCGAGGAGATGCGTATCGCCCGCACCACGAAGGTGCTGCGGGTGGAGGTCGTCGACTCGGGCGCGGGACAGCCCGCGCCGCGCACCCCGCACCGGGCCGGGCGGCCCGGCGGGCACGGCATGTTCATCGTGCAGCGGCTCTGCCTGGACTGGGGCGTCCTGCGGGTGCCCGGCCGGTCCGGGAAAACCGTCTGGGCTGAGCTGGCCGCCCCCGCGTAG
- a CDS encoding peptidase, translating to MSYQKRTALALASALAGTVVLMAAPAAHATVVDVDYKCKTPIGDKSAVSPIDIKSVKSGGGYRLTMSFQKGVSSSPVELGKGAMSPSAVIEVGGADSGQVQVSGAPNSAAIPANSPIKISDLSGTYTPKKSGKVDFTAGVLTIKALGTTTTCTPTNKPGPSLQLDVTAAGNAQSAPDDGQLPKTGPLDSAVALGTLGGTVLLTGAAGVLWLTRRGQGVAGR from the coding sequence GTGTCCTACCAGAAGCGAACAGCTCTCGCGCTGGCGTCCGCGCTGGCGGGCACGGTGGTGCTGATGGCCGCGCCCGCCGCCCACGCCACGGTCGTGGACGTCGACTACAAGTGCAAGACCCCGATCGGCGACAAGAGTGCCGTGTCGCCCATCGACATCAAGAGCGTCAAGAGCGGGGGTGGCTACCGGCTCACCATGTCCTTCCAGAAGGGCGTCTCCTCCAGCCCCGTTGAACTGGGCAAGGGGGCGATGAGCCCCAGCGCGGTCATCGAGGTGGGCGGCGCGGACTCCGGCCAGGTCCAGGTCTCCGGCGCACCGAACTCCGCCGCGATACCCGCCAACAGCCCCATCAAGATCAGTGACCTGTCGGGTACGTACACCCCGAAGAAGAGCGGCAAGGTCGACTTCACCGCCGGAGTGCTCACCATCAAGGCGCTCGGTACGACCACGACCTGCACCCCCACCAACAAGCCCGGACCGTCGCTCCAGCTCGACGTGACGGCCGCGGGCAACGCGCAGAGCGCCCCGGACGACGGACAGCTGCCGAAGACCGGTCCGCTCGACTCGGCCGTGGCGCTCGGCACGCTGGGCGGCACGGTGCTGCTGACCGGTGCGGCCGGGGTGCTCTGGCTGACCAGGCGCGGGCAGGGGGTCGCGGGCCGATAG
- a CDS encoding peptide MFS transporter, producing the protein MASSLTKDPASTSGSEKTFFGHPRGLATLFMTEMWERFSFYGMRALLPLYLVSSSGLHMNAATATAIYSIYMAMVYLLAMPGGWFGDRVWGPRKTVTISAAIIMLGHLTLALPGSGTFFAGLALVALGSGLLKANISTMVGHLYNGPDDARRDGGFTVFYMGINLGAFAAPLIIGTVGEKVNWHLGFAIAAAGMALGLTQFLIGTRHLSARSSVVPKPLSAEERRTTLRKGLLWLIVAVVFYGVLVATDVYTLNWALVPITIAGLIIPIAVLVRIKRDRDLSKTEQSKMSGYIWFFVAAAVFWMIYDQGGSTLSLFGESSTTNSVFGLDFPTSWYQSVNPVFIMALAPVVAWIWLALNRRGKEPSTVVKFGSGLFLVGVSFLVFMLPLTMTTDGDKVSPMWLVSIYFLQTVGELCLSPVGLSVTTKMAPAKYGSQMMGVWFLAVTAGDCTTSLLSLAGVDLNKTGMVGLEAALAIVAAFAIWMYRKKVSELMGDVR; encoded by the coding sequence ATGGCGTCCAGCCTGACGAAGGACCCGGCCAGTACTTCTGGATCCGAGAAGACCTTCTTCGGCCACCCCCGCGGCCTGGCCACTCTCTTCATGACCGAGATGTGGGAGCGCTTCAGCTTCTACGGCATGCGGGCCCTGCTTCCGCTCTACCTGGTCTCCAGTTCCGGCCTGCACATGAACGCGGCCACGGCCACCGCGATCTACTCCATCTACATGGCGATGGTGTACCTGCTGGCCATGCCCGGCGGCTGGTTCGGCGACCGGGTCTGGGGGCCGCGCAAGACGGTCACCATCTCGGCCGCGATCATCATGCTGGGCCACCTGACGCTCGCGCTGCCGGGCTCCGGCACCTTCTTCGCCGGTCTGGCGCTGGTCGCGCTGGGCTCCGGACTGCTGAAGGCCAACATCTCGACGATGGTCGGCCACCTCTACAACGGTCCGGACGACGCCCGTCGCGACGGCGGCTTCACCGTCTTCTACATGGGCATCAACCTCGGCGCCTTCGCCGCGCCGCTGATCATCGGCACCGTCGGCGAGAAGGTGAACTGGCACCTCGGCTTCGCCATCGCCGCGGCCGGCATGGCGCTGGGTCTGACCCAGTTCCTCATCGGTACCCGCCACCTCAGCGCGCGCAGCAGCGTCGTCCCGAAGCCGCTGTCGGCCGAGGAGCGCCGTACGACCCTGCGCAAGGGCCTGCTGTGGCTGATAGTGGCCGTCGTCTTCTACGGCGTCCTCGTCGCCACCGACGTCTACACGCTGAACTGGGCGCTCGTCCCGATCACCATCGCCGGTCTGATCATCCCGATCGCGGTGCTGGTGCGGATCAAGCGGGACCGGGACCTCTCGAAGACCGAGCAGTCGAAGATGTCCGGCTACATCTGGTTCTTCGTCGCCGCGGCCGTGTTCTGGATGATCTACGACCAGGGCGGCTCGACGCTGTCGCTCTTCGGTGAGTCCTCCACCACCAACAGTGTGTTCGGCCTGGACTTCCCGACCTCCTGGTACCAGTCGGTCAACCCGGTCTTCATCATGGCGCTGGCCCCGGTCGTCGCCTGGATATGGCTGGCGCTGAACCGGCGCGGCAAGGAGCCGAGCACGGTCGTCAAGTTCGGCTCGGGCCTCTTCCTGGTCGGCGTCTCCTTCCTCGTCTTCATGCTGCCGCTGACCATGACGACGGACGGCGACAAGGTCAGCCCGATGTGGCTGGTGTCGATCTACTTCCTGCAGACCGTCGGTGAGCTCTGCCTCTCCCCGGTCGGCCTCTCGGTCACCACGAAGATGGCGCCCGCGAAGTACGGCAGCCAGATGATGGGTGTCTGGTTCCTCGCGGTCACCGCGGGCGACTGCACCACCAGCCTGCTGTCGCTGGCGGGTGTCGACCTGAACAAGACCGGCATGGTGGGCCTGGAGGCGGCGCTCGCGATCGTCGCCGCATTCGCGATCTGGATGTACCGCAAGAAGGTCAGCGAGCTCATGGGCGACGTGCGCTGA
- a CDS encoding response regulator transcription factor yields the protein MTRVLLAEDDASISEPLARALRREGYEVEVREDGPTALDAGLQGGIDLVVLDLGLPGMDGLEVARRLRAEGHTVPILVLTARADEVDTVVGLDAGADDYVTKPFRLAELLARVRALLRRGATEPAPQPATHGVRIDVESHRAWMGEEELQLTAKEFDLLRVLVRDAGRVVTRDQLMREVWDTTWWSSTKTLDMHISWLRKKLGDDAANPRYIATVRGVGFRFEKS from the coding sequence ATGACCCGTGTACTGCTCGCCGAGGACGATGCATCCATCTCGGAGCCGCTGGCCCGCGCACTGCGTCGGGAGGGTTACGAGGTCGAGGTCCGCGAAGACGGTCCGACCGCGCTCGACGCCGGCCTCCAGGGCGGAATCGACCTGGTCGTGCTCGACCTGGGGCTGCCCGGGATGGACGGACTGGAAGTGGCCCGCAGGCTCCGTGCCGAGGGTCACACCGTGCCGATCCTGGTGCTGACCGCCCGCGCCGACGAGGTGGACACCGTCGTCGGCCTCGACGCGGGCGCCGACGACTACGTCACCAAGCCCTTCCGCCTCGCCGAACTGCTCGCCCGCGTCCGGGCCCTCCTGCGCCGCGGCGCCACCGAGCCCGCACCGCAGCCCGCGACGCACGGCGTCCGGATCGACGTCGAGTCGCACCGCGCCTGGATGGGCGAGGAGGAACTCCAGCTCACCGCCAAGGAGTTCGACCTGCTGCGGGTCCTGGTCAGGGACGCCGGCCGGGTCGTCACCCGCGACCAGCTGATGCGCGAGGTCTGGGACACCACCTGGTGGTCGTCGACGAAGACCCTCGACATGCACATCTCCTGGCTCCGCAAGAAGCTCGGCGACGACGCCGCCAACCCCCGCTACATCGCGACCGTACGGGGCGTCGGTTTCCGCTTCGAGAAGAGCTGA
- a CDS encoding ATP-binding protein — MRRRLINSTLAVVLVVIAVFGVSLVIVETRTISNSAQESVDSEALRLISVVESRLLEDEQITTVLLSQQIDTKRYALVEMPGRAPLEVGKRPTGRVISSTAEGEHGEKVTVEESSSEVTREVGRTLMIIGAVALLAIVSAVLLAVRQANKLTSPLTDLAETAERLGSGDPRPRHKRYGVPELDRVADVLDASAERIARMLTAERRLAADASHQLRTPLTALSMRIEEISVTDDPDTVKEEANIALTQVERLTDVVERLLTNARDPRTGSAVVFDLDEVVKQQIEEWRPAYRSAGRAIVRSGKQGLRAVGTPGAVAQVLAALIENSLMHGGGTVALRTRVTGNQAVIEVTDEGPGVPPDLGARIFERTISGRNSTGIGLAVARDLAEADGGRLELLQQQPAVFALFLSRVALKRQEPERPVR, encoded by the coding sequence ATGCGACGCAGACTGATCAACTCAACGCTCGCCGTGGTGCTCGTGGTGATCGCCGTCTTCGGCGTCTCCCTCGTCATCGTCGAGACCCGGACCATCAGCAACAGCGCCCAGGAGAGCGTCGACTCCGAGGCGCTGCGGCTGATCAGCGTCGTCGAGAGCCGGCTGCTGGAGGACGAGCAGATCACCACCGTGCTGCTGTCCCAGCAGATCGACACCAAGCGCTACGCGCTGGTCGAGATGCCCGGCCGCGCCCCGCTCGAAGTGGGCAAGCGCCCCACGGGCAGGGTGATCAGCAGCACCGCCGAGGGGGAACACGGCGAGAAGGTCACCGTCGAGGAGTCCAGCTCCGAGGTCACCCGCGAGGTCGGCCGCACCCTGATGATCATCGGCGCGGTGGCGCTGCTGGCCATCGTCTCCGCCGTGCTCCTGGCCGTACGCCAGGCCAACAAGCTGACCTCACCGCTGACCGACCTGGCCGAGACCGCCGAACGACTGGGCTCCGGTGACCCGCGCCCCCGCCACAAGCGGTACGGGGTGCCGGAACTGGACCGCGTCGCCGACGTCCTGGACGCCTCCGCCGAACGGATCGCCCGGATGCTCACCGCGGAACGCCGGCTGGCCGCCGACGCCTCGCACCAGCTCCGCACGCCGCTCACCGCGCTCTCCATGCGGATCGAGGAGATCTCGGTCACCGACGACCCGGACACGGTGAAGGAGGAGGCGAACATCGCCCTCACCCAGGTCGAGCGGCTCACCGACGTGGTGGAGCGGCTGCTGACCAACGCCCGCGATCCGCGCACGGGCTCCGCCGTCGTCTTCGACCTCGACGAGGTCGTCAAGCAGCAGATCGAGGAGTGGCGTCCCGCCTACCGGAGCGCGGGCCGGGCCATCGTCCGCTCCGGCAAGCAGGGCCTGCGGGCCGTCGGCACGCCGGGCGCCGTCGCCCAGGTGCTGGCCGCGCTGATCGAGAACTCGCTGATGCACGGTGGCGGCACGGTCGCGCTGCGCACCCGGGTCACCGGCAATCAGGCGGTCATCGAGGTCACGGACGAGGGCCCGGGGGTTCCTCCGGACCTGGGCGCCCGGATCTTCGAGCGGACGATCAGCGGCCGCAACTCCACGGGCATCGGCCTCGCGGTGGCCAGGGACCTCGCGGAGGCGGATGGCGGCCGCCTGGAACTGCTCCAGCAGCAGCCCGCGGTCTTCGCCCTGTTCCTCAGCCGGGTGGCCCTGAAGCGGCAGGAGCCGGAACGCCCGGTGCGGTGA
- a CDS encoding GtrA family protein has translation MNERGALRARLELLAREVAKFGAVGAVGLVVNMAVSNLLWRYTAIPTVRAGLLATLVAILGNYLGFRYWTYRDRDKTGRTRELTLFLLFSAVGAVIETGVLYVATYGFGWNSPVQSNVFKILGIGIATLFRFWSYRTWVFKALPVEKPAPAVESPAPADEEPAPAAENPVAGGAEGFLKQGRTEPVPRIGVDPVRR, from the coding sequence ATGAACGAACGGGGCGCACTGCGGGCGCGGCTGGAGCTGCTGGCCCGGGAAGTCGCCAAGTTCGGCGCGGTCGGCGCGGTCGGCCTGGTGGTCAACATGGCAGTGTCCAACCTGCTCTGGCGCTACACCGCCATCCCGACCGTACGGGCCGGTCTGCTGGCCACCCTCGTCGCCATCCTCGGCAACTACCTGGGCTTCCGCTACTGGACGTACCGGGACCGCGACAAGACCGGACGGACCCGTGAGCTGACGCTGTTCCTGCTGTTCAGTGCGGTGGGCGCGGTCATCGAGACCGGTGTGCTTTACGTGGCGACGTACGGCTTCGGGTGGAACAGCCCGGTCCAGAGCAATGTCTTCAAGATCCTCGGGATCGGCATCGCGACCCTGTTCCGCTTCTGGTCCTACCGGACGTGGGTGTTCAAGGCGCTGCCCGTCGAGAAGCCCGCACCGGCGGTCGAGAGCCCGGCGCCGGCCGACGAGGAGCCCGCACCGGCCGCCGAGAACCCCGTGGCCGGTGGGGCCGAGGGGTTCCTGAAGCAGGGCCGCACGGAGCCGGTGCCGCGGATCGGCGTGGATCCCGTACGGCGATAA
- a CDS encoding 5-(carboxyamino)imidazole ribonucleotide synthase, whose translation MTFPVVGMVGGGQLARMTHEAGIPLGIKFKLLSDTPQDSAAQVVSEVVVGDYRDLDTLRAFARGCDVITFDHEHVPTEHLRALEADGIPVRPGPDALVHAQDKGVMRAKLTEIGAPCPRHRIVTDPADAAAFADEVGGFPVILKTVRGGYDGKGVWVVRSEADAADPFRAGVAVLAEEKVDFVRELAANIVRSPHGQAVAYPVVESIQVDGVCDTVIAPAPELDEHLAGEAQQLALRIASELGVVGHLAVELFETSGPDGKPGILVNELAMRPHNSGHWTQDGAITSQFANHVRAVLDLPLGDPRPRATWTVMSNVLGGDFPDMYQAYLHCMARDPQLKIHMYGKDVKPGRKVGHVNTYGDDLADVRERARHAADYLRGTITE comes from the coding sequence GTGACGTTCCCGGTAGTCGGCATGGTCGGTGGCGGTCAGCTCGCCAGAATGACCCACGAGGCGGGCATCCCCCTCGGCATCAAGTTCAAGCTCCTCAGCGACACCCCTCAGGACTCTGCGGCCCAGGTGGTGAGCGAAGTCGTCGTCGGCGACTATCGCGACCTGGACACGCTGCGCGCCTTCGCGCGCGGCTGTGACGTGATCACCTTCGATCACGAGCACGTGCCGACCGAGCACCTGCGGGCCCTGGAGGCGGACGGCATCCCCGTGCGCCCCGGCCCCGACGCTCTGGTGCACGCCCAGGACAAGGGGGTGATGCGCGCGAAGCTCACCGAGATCGGCGCGCCCTGCCCCCGCCACCGCATCGTGACGGACCCGGCCGACGCCGCGGCCTTCGCGGACGAGGTCGGCGGCTTCCCCGTCATCCTCAAGACGGTCCGCGGCGGGTACGACGGCAAGGGCGTCTGGGTGGTCCGCTCCGAGGCGGACGCGGCCGACCCGTTCCGGGCCGGTGTCGCGGTCCTGGCCGAGGAGAAGGTCGACTTCGTACGGGAGCTGGCGGCCAACATCGTCCGCTCGCCGCACGGCCAGGCCGTCGCCTACCCGGTCGTCGAGTCGATCCAGGTCGACGGGGTCTGCGACACGGTGATCGCCCCCGCCCCCGAGCTGGACGAGCACCTCGCCGGCGAGGCCCAGCAGCTCGCGCTCAGGATCGCCTCCGAGCTCGGTGTCGTCGGCCACCTCGCCGTGGAGCTCTTCGAGACGAGCGGACCCGACGGGAAGCCCGGCATCCTGGTCAACGAACTGGCGATGCGCCCGCACAACTCCGGCCACTGGACGCAGGACGGCGCGATCACCTCGCAGTTCGCCAACCACGTCCGGGCCGTGCTCGACCTGCCGCTCGGCGACCCGCGCCCGCGCGCCACCTGGACGGTCATGTCCAACGTCCTCGGCGGCGACTTCCCGGACATGTACCAGGCGTACCTGCACTGCATGGCCCGCGACCCGCAGCTCAAGATCCACATGTACGGCAAGGACGTGAAGCCCGGCCGCAAGGTCGGACACGTCAACACCTACGGCGACGATCTGGCGGACGTGCGCGAGCGCGCCCGGCACGCGGCCGACTACCTGCGAGGAACGATCACCGAATGA